DNA from Terriglobales bacterium:
GCCTTTTCAATGAGCAAATGAACAAATGAGTCAATGAGCAAATCTCTTTCAGCCCTCTTTCTTCCCCAGAATCTCTTCTTCCTCTTTCCCCTGTTGCGAGAGCTTGAGCAGCACGCCGTAGTCTTCCAGCGTGGAAGTGTCGCCGCTCACCGACTGGGTGGTGACGATCTCGCGCAGCAGCCGCCGCATGATCTTCCCCGAGCGCGTCTTGGGCAGCGCGGCGACGAAGTGCACGCGCTCCGGCCGGGCCAGCGGTCCGATCTCGTGCGACACCCACTCCCGCAGGTCGTCGGCGGTGGCGTCGTCGGCGGGAGAATCGTGCTTCAGGGTGACGAAGGCGTGGATGGCCTGTCCTTTGAGCTCGTGCGGCGCGCCCACCACCGCGGCTTCCGCCACCGCCGTGTGCCGCACCAGCGACGACTCCACTTCCATGGTGCTCAACCGGTGGCCGGCCACGTTGATGACGTCGTCCACGCGCCCCAGCACCCATATGTAGCCGTCCTCGTCGCGGGTGGCCGCGTCGCCGGTGAAATAGCGCCCGGGAAAGCGCGACCAGTAATTCTCCTTGTAGCGCTCCGGATCCTTGTACAGCGTGCGCAGCATCGCCGGCCACGGCTGCGTGAGCACGAGATACCCTTTGCCTACGGGAACGCGCTCGCCCTTGTCGTCCACCACGTCCGCGGCCACTCCGGGCAGCGGGCGCGTCGCCGAGCCCGGCTTCGCCGGGGTGGCGCCGGGCATGGGCGAAATCAGAATGCAGCCTGTCTCTGTTTGCCACCATGTGTCCACGATGGGGCAGCGCTCTTTGCCGATCACCCGGTGGTACCACTTCCACGCCGCCGGATTGATGGGCTCGCCCACCGTGCCCAGGAGGCGCAGCGAGGAAAGGTCGCGTCCGTTCGGCCACTGCTCTCCCTGGCGCACGAACGAGCGGATAGCGGTGGGCGACGTATAGAAGATCGACACGCGGTATTTCTCGATGATGCGCCACCAGCGATCGGGCTTGGGCCAGTCCGGCGCGCCTTCATACATCAGCGTGGTCAGCCCTGCCGCCAGCGGCCCGTACACCACGTAGGAATGCCCGGTGACCCATCCGATGTCGGCGGTGCACCAGTAGGTGTCGCCCGGCTTGGGATCGAACACCCAATTCAGCGTCGCGAGCACCTGCGTGAGATACCCGCCGGTCGAGTGCACCACGCCTTTCGGCTTGCCCGTGGTGCCCGACGTGTAGAGCACGTACAGCGGATGCTCGCTGTCCAGTTCTTCCGCCGGACATTCTTCCGAGATGCCGAAGGTCAGATCGTCCCACCACAAGTCGCGGCC
Protein-coding regions in this window:
- the acs gene encoding acetate--CoA ligase, which encodes MDLKETFPPPPHFQETASIRSMEEYERLYAEAQRDPESFWAERARALHWFAPWQKALDWSHPPFAKWFVGGKTNVAYNCLDRHLSGERRNQAAIVWEGENFEQRILTYQELHRRVAKFANALKGLGLKPGSRAILYMPMIPEAAIAMLACARLGVTHSVVFGGFSAEALKARIQDLEAEVVVTCDAGLRRGKEILLKQSVDEALAANACPSVRKVIVCRRLNLQVPMQSGRDLWWDDLTFGISEECPAEELDSEHPLYVLYTSGTTGKPKGVVHSTGGYLTQVLATLNWVFDPKPGDTYWCTADIGWVTGHSYVVYGPLAAGLTTLMYEGAPDWPKPDRWWRIIEKYRVSIFYTSPTAIRSFVRQGEQWPNGRDLSSLRLLGTVGEPINPAAWKWYHRVIGKERCPIVDTWWQTETGCILISPMPGATPAKPGSATRPLPGVAADVVDDKGERVPVGKGYLVLTQPWPAMLRTLYKDPERYKENYWSRFPGRYFTGDAATRDEDGYIWVLGRVDDVINVAGHRLSTMEVESSLVRHTAVAEAAVVGAPHELKGQAIHAFVTLKHDSPADDATADDLREWVSHEIGPLARPERVHFVAALPKTRSGKIMRRLLREIVTTQSVSGDTSTLEDYGVLLKLSQQGKEEEEILGKKEG